The Brassica napus cultivar Da-Ae chromosome C1, Da-Ae, whole genome shotgun sequence DNA segment ttttcccTTTATTATCTCGCCGTGTTATATCATTCCGGTAAAGCTCTTCGAGCTCGGGCACCCTTTCCTTTACGCcattttctttccttataaCCGACGAAACACTTTTCCGACCATCAACAAGACGTCTTTGCTTGACCCACCTTTAAAACCGAACGTTCCCTCGTTTAGTACCGTTTcccgatcaaacagttggcgcccaccgtgggacCTCAAGCAAAGTAACGTCAACAAGATGGCGACGAGCAATGATGGCTCTTTCTCTGGAGAAGAGTGTGAAGCTCCCGAAACGACGCCTGTGTCCTTTCCTGCGACTCCGGCGCCGCTACCACCCACATCCATAGAAACTATCATGGCGCGCCTTGCACAGCAGGACACAGCCCAGAAGGCGGCGACCGACCAAATCGCGGCGCTCGCAAAAATCTTATCCCCTCTCGCTGCGAACGTGGAAGCTTCGACGGCGCAGTACCGAAGACATCTGTTTAATACAGATAGAGCGACCGGCGCGATACCGGCGCACGCTGAAGATCAAGATGTCAACGACGGCGATACGGCTCAAACCCTTGGAGGTCTTGACGCACAGACCATAAACGAACTCGCCGCGTTAAAGCAATCAGTGCTCGATATACACTCCAAGATTCACAACGTAACGACGTCAGCTCCACAAATCGAGCGTGTCCTCGCAGAATCTCTCCGGACGCCGTTCACCGAGAAAATAACGAAGGTTCGACTCCGAAAGATGGAAAAGCTCCGTCTTCCGACCTTCGACGGTGTTTCCGACCCTCCTGCCCATGTCACGTCCTTCAACATTGCAGTGCGACGCACGAACCTCTCTGACGAAGAAAAAGACGCCAAATTTTGTCAGCTTTTCGTCGATACCCTAGAAGGAGTTTCTCTCAACTGGTTCACCGGCCTCCAAGAGAACTCCGTCAGCAGCTTTCACGACCTCTCGACGGCTTTCCTCAAGAATTATATCATGTTTACTCGTCAGGAAGCCACCGCCATGGATCTCTGGAATCTCAACCACGCTAACGGGAAAAGCCTGAGGGATTTCATGGAGAAGTTTAAATTTGTCGTCTCGATGGTCGACGTACCAGACCACATAGCCGTGAAATCGTTGATGAACACCCTCCATATTAAATCACCGTTCCGAGCTGACCTCTACCGGCATCCGACGAGATCCGTACCAGATGCTATCACCCGATCCAACATCTTCATCCGTATGAAAGAAGACACCAGGGCGAAGGCAGAGAAAGAAGCGACGGTAAAACAAATGCCCGCCCGCACTAACGACACTCGTCAGGAGTCTCGCCAGCATTCTGTAGGCGGGAAACCCAACCAAGAGAGGGGTTACATGAACGTATTGGACGAAGAAGAGCCCTCAGGCTCCACAGTTGTCGTGCGAGAGAAGGGATGGAATCATTGGGATAGAGACACCGCGCAGAAGACATCCAGTTCCTCCGAACCAACAAGTTCAAACGCTGTCGAGCCTGACAAGTGGTGCTCGTATCACAAGGTCAAGTCCCACGACACGAAGGATTGCAAGGTTCTTTATGGACATTTCCTTGAGTCGATAGCCAGTGGCAAAATCGAGATAGAATCTCCCCCGCGGAAGccgaaaaataataaaagctggagcaaaaacaaagagaagaaaactCAGAAGTCCCAAGCCAGGGCTCCTCAAAACGAAGAACGAGCTAGCCCCGAGAGAGCCCCAGTGAACAACGTCAATCCCGAGGACGAGTCAACCGATGAGGAACGACCGAAGAACCGACGACGAGTGGAAGTAATTCTCTCTCGACCTGACGATTTATCGGATGAAGAAATCCCGCCGATAGCACCCGATTTGCGCGACAAATTAGGGAGAAAAATAGATTCTGAGGATCTACGCGTCTTGCTAAAGCGAAAAGCCGCAATGGTATCAGTAAGCAAGACGGATCTCAGGACGACCCTCAATGAATCCAAAGCGAGAAAGGTTGCCCACACCGTAGTTGCTCCGAGCCCCCAACCTCAAATCACAGATTTACGCGAGCAGATCAATTCTAGAGCGGAAGACCTACGGGTCAAGCTCAGTCAGTCAAAAAGACGTGACTTACGACGCTGTCTCGAGAAGGCAAAATGATGTCCGAGCGACCTACGGGTACAACTGGAGTTGATGAAGACTACACATGCCCCCCCTCTCAACGTGATAATGGGCGGCTCACCTCCCTGCGGAGACTCGGTACGTGCCGTAAAGGATTACCGACGATAAGCCGTCACAGCGCAAAAATGGCCTTCACAAGTCGAGGATGACCATCAGATCTCTTTCTCAGAGGCTGACACTCTCGGCATCAGCATGCCGCATAATGACCCACTCCTCGTTGATATTGGGATTGGCGAATGCCAGGTCACAAAGGTCCTCGTTGACACTGGCAGCTTGGTCAACCTTATCTTTAGGGATACGCTCGACAAGATGGGAATCGACTTACGCGGCATGAAGCCCTCTTCACGCACTCTTACCGGGTTCAacggttcctcggaaaaaatgATTGGGACAATACGTCTCCCGGTTTACGCAGGGGACGTAACCTGAACCGTTAAGTTCTCTGTTATCCGGGATAATGCGCCTTACAACGCTATCCTCGGCACCCCTTGGTTACACTCCATGAAAGCCATTCCCTCTACTTATCACCAGTGTGTTAAGTTTCCCGAAAAAGACGGAACAACATAGACGATCCGTGGAGACCAACGGGCTGCGAGAGAGCTGCTTATCGCCGCAGTCAAGTTACAACAGTCAGTTTCTCTCATCAACTCAGTCGCCAAACCAATTCATAAGAAGTATCCCCAGAAAGAAGAAAACCGGGAAGTTCACATTGATGAAGCCGACCCGACGAAAGTCATACGCATTGGAGCCTTCCTCTTCGACGAGATGCAATCACAGGTCATCTCCTTCCTCAAAGCAAACGCTTCGACTTTCGCATGGACAACTTCAGATATGAAGGGAATAGACCCCGCCGTAGCGTCCCACGAGTTGAACGTTGACCCTACGTTCAAACCTATTCGGCAGAAAAGACGGAAGCTCGGACCTGAGCGGTCTAAAGCTGTGAATGAAGAAGTCGACAGATTGCTTGATGCAGGATTCATCGCCGAGGTCCGGTATCCAGAATGGTTGGCCAATCCAGTtgtaatgaagaagaaaaatgggAAGTGGCGCATCTGTGTCGACTTCACTGATCTAAACAAAGCTTGTCCCAAAGACAGCTACCCCTCCCTCACATCGATCGTTTGGTAGAGTCGACAGCCGGTAACGAACTCTTAACATTCATGGACACCTTCTCAGGGTACAATCAAATCCTAATGCATCCGGATGACCGCGAAAAAATGGCCTTCATAACGGACAGGGGGACATATTGCTATAAAGTCATGCCCTTCGGCTTGAAGAACGCAGGCGCGACCTACCAGCGTTTGGTCAATCGAATGTTCGCGGATAAACTTGGCGACACTATGGAGGtttacatcgacgacatgctggtcAAGTTACTCAACGCTGAAAACCACCTCGACCATTTGCGAGACTGCTTCAAAACGTTGAACGAGTTTGGGATGAAACTCAACCCGGCGAAGAGCACCTTTGGAGTCACCTCAGGCGAATTCCTGGGCTACATTGTCACCCAGCGAGGCATCGAAGCGAACCCCAAGCAAATAACGGCAATCCTCGACATCCCGAGCCCAAGGAACAGCCGAGAAGTCCAACGCTTAACAGGGAGAATTGCGGCCCTCAACAGATTCATCTCGCGATCTACTGATAAGTGCCTCCCTTTCTATGAACTCTTGCGCGGAAATAAAAGATTCATCTGGGACGAAAAATGCGAAAAAGCGTTCAATCACCTGAAGCACTATCTCACGACGCCTCTGGTTCTGTCAAAGCCCGAGGCCGGTGATACACTATCCTTATATATCGCCGTCACTTCCTCGGCGGTCAGTAGCGTTCTCATACGCGAAGATCGAAGCGAGCAAAAGCCCATTTTCTACATCAGAAAACGCATGACCGAACCGGAAATACGGTACCCAATCTTGGAGAAGCTGGCTCTCGCCGTCGTCACCTCGGCGAGAAAACTCAGGCCTTACTTTCAATCACATACGATCAAAATACTCTACAACCAGCCCCTCAGAACGGTGATGCAAAACACAAACCAGTCAGGAAGATTGACCAAGTGGGCTATGGAACTCAGCGAGCACGACATTGTATACAAGAACCGCACTGCAGCTAAGTCGCAGGTTCTCGTTGACTTCCTGATCGAGTTAACGCCAGAACTCGAACAAGACCTAATCTTACCAAGCAAGAATTGGATATTGCACGTACATGGTTCATCTACGAACAAAGGTTCGGGGGCAGGTGTACAACTACAGTCTCCCACAAGCGAGCTAATTCGACAATCGTTCAGCTTTGGCTTCGCAgcatcaaacaacgaagccgaaTACGAGTCTCTCATTGCGGGGCTCCGTCTCACTAAAGTAGTCAAAGCTAAGCGAGTCAGCGCATATTGCGATTCCCAACTCGTGGTAAGCCAATATCTTTGCGACTACGACGTCAGGAATGATAGGATGGATGCTTACCTAAAACTCGTCTAGGATCTCACACGGGATTTCGAGTTCTTCGAAATCACGAAGGTTCCTCGCGGAGAAAACATATGCGTGGATGCCCTTGCAGCTCTTGGAAGCAAACTGCCCGACCAAGTAAAGAGAACGATCCCAATACACAAGATTGAGAAACCAAGCATCAGCCAAATAACCGAGCAGTTGGCCATCGCAGCATCCGTCACCGACGCAATGCATATCAACGACGCAGAACCTTACGCAGCGGAAAGTCAGCTCAGCGATTGGCGAAAGGAGCTCATCGCTTATTTACCTGATGGCAAATTGCCTACCGAGAACTTGGAGGCTAGACGATTCAAGCGACGCAGCGCACATTACGTCGTCATGGACAGAGACCTCCATCGATGGACTGCGACAAAGGTACTCCTTAAATGAATTTCCGGCGACGAAACAAGACTCGTCATGGCCGAAACGCACGAAGGAGCGACAGGCAATCATTCAGGAGGGCGAGCTCTCGCATTGAAAGTGAAGAATCTCGGTTTCTACTGGCCGACCATGAACGCAGATTGTGAATCCTACGTCCAAAAATGTGACAAGTGCCAGCGACACGCTTCAACCATCCACAGTCCGACGGAGTTGCTCCATACCTTGACTGCACCATACCCGTTCATGCGATGGGAATGGATATTATTGGACCAATGCCGAGCTCTCGACAGAAGAGATTCATCTTGGTCCTCACGGATTACTTCACAAAGTGGGTAGAAGCAGAAGCCTACGCCAACATCACGGATAAGGAGGTATAGAAGTTcgtctggaaaaacatcatctgcagGCACGGGCTTCCCTACGAGATAATCACCGACAACGGGTCACAGTTTATCTCGCATAACTTCAGAGAGTTCTGTGACAGGTGGAGAATCCGTCTAAACATGTCAACACCGAGAAACCCGCAGAGCAACGGTCAAGCCGAGTCAACTAACAAAACAATCGTCGACGGCCTCAAGAAGCGACTCGACTTGAAGAAGGATTGCTGGGATGATGAACTAGACGGAGTCCTATGGTCCCATAGAACAACCCCGCGTGGAGCAACGAAGGCTACCCCTTTCTTGATGGCCTACGGAGTCGAAGCACTGGCACCCGCCGAAGTAAACATAACGAGCTTGCGCCATTCCAAAATGTCGCAGAATGTCGAACTTAACCACGATATGCTCCTCGACGCCCTAGACGACATCGAGGAAAAACGCGACCAAGCACTACTTCGCATTCAGAACTATCAGCATCAGATCGAGAGCTACTATAACAAGAAGGTTAAGCCTCGGCCTCTCGAACTAGGAAACCTCGTTCAGCGGAAGTGTTCGATAATACCAAGGAATGGA contains these protein-coding regions:
- the LOC106373358 gene encoding uncharacterized protein LOC106373358 yields the protein MPHNDPLLVDIGIGECQVTKVLVDTGSLVNLIFRDTLDKMGIDLRGMKPSSRTLTGFNGSSEKMIGTIRLPVYAGDTIRGDQRAARELLIAAVKLQQSVSLINSVAKPIHKKYPQKEENREVHIDEADPTKVIRIGAFLFDEMQSQVISFLKANASTFAWTTSDMKGIDPAVASHELNVDPTFKPIRQKRRKLGPERSKAVNEEVDRLLDAGFIAEVRYPEWLANPVVMKKKNGKWRICVDFTDLNKACPKDSYPSLTSIVW